The region CAGGTGTCGTGCAAGCCTAAGCACCCGCACCGTGACCACCGTGGACAGACCTCGGCTCCATAAACAAGCATCACCTTCACTGTGTGCTTTGTCTCCTGTCCTGCTAGCAGTCCTTGGCGCCAGCCCGTTGAGGACATACCCCTTGGGACCCTTTTTCTGCTCCGTGGGGGCAGGGGCTGTGCTCCCGCCCCCCAGACACAAACACAACCAGAGCAGGTGAAGGATGCCCACGactgccaccaccaccaggtACCATGCAGGGATATGGATGGAGTCCAGGTGGTCTCCTAGCCACCAGCTCCCCATCATCGTGCGGAGCCAGGCTACAAGAGGGTAACCTTTTTTTATTCAGTGCCTTTAGAAAATGGTTTATAAGACACAAccgacaaaaaaaaatataaagatcCACAGGCTTGAAATTGCATTAATTACACAAAATACAGTAGACTGTAAGAAATAGACTGTGTGACTCGCACAGCTTTTATGGTAATAATTTCCATACAATAAAAATAGCTAGTtacagatttatctttttttctttctttttttttttttttttagcacctTGGATTTGTCCACACCAATTCAACCCAGCTTTGCTGTGCCTTGGCCCTTAGAGCGCAgcaaaggggcggggggggtgatgGCGGTGTCTGCCCTCGGTACCACATGTGctcaacacacacacaacacacgtAAACACAGGCCAAGGGCATGCCTGTCCCCATGTTGGGGCCACCCCATCACATCAGTCCCCATGCTGGCCTGGCTGTGGCTGTGCCcagagggatggaggtgaggatgATGATGGGGGGGGCTGGGTGCAATGGTCCTTACCTTGGGAGGACGGAGACCATCTAGGGAGAGCCCTGGCACCGCCATGGGACGGTCCCTTGCTTGGGTGGGATGGTGGACTTTCGGCTGAAGAGCCCATGGCCCCAGCAGCATGGATTTGGGTTTGGCCCCAAGCTCCTGGCAAGGACAGtgcggggctgggaggtgggggtcaGAGAAACCCCTGCAGGCTTTCCAGGAGGGCAAACCACATGGCAGTGCTGAAATCTCCCTGCTgagcatcctcctgcccagccACCCTGAAAAGAGCATCTGAGCGGGTGGTGGACACAAGATGAAGTGGTTAGATATTAGGGGTTAGAAGAGAAGTGgagcaaaaggaggaggaggaaggcagccagCCCACGGCTGCCCTGCCCCGGGTGGGACGTGAGCCCCTGCCAACCCAAGGCAGGGGCAATGGCGATACTCTTTGGCTTCAGGTCTGCGGGAAGAGAAAATCCTGTGGGGCGAGGGCAGGAGATGGAGGGGCTGAGGAccatgggggtgctggggtgcaggcTGGCCCGACCCTCCCCAGGGAGGCATGGGGTACCCAGGGGATGAGGGGGAGGTGTCACTTTTTGGCAGCGGTCATGAAGCTGTTCTCAATGCAGAGGACAATGAAGGCATGCTGGCAACTGCTGgccacctgctccagcagcttGCCGGAGGCCAGCGAGGAAGCTTGGCCGGTGGCAGAACGCTCCTCTGTCCGCCACGTCTCACAGTAGCTCTCGGGCAAGCGCCGGCCCTTGGCATCTGAGCCATGCCAAATGCTCTTCTGTGGCCTGGAAAGGAGAAaggtggggggctgctgctgcccccacCACAGTCCAgaccccccccatctcccctccttccccatcacaTAATCCCACACTCACCATCCTGCATCCTGCAGGATATCCCGGCCGTCAAAGGAGAGGATGCGAGTGCCGGCTTGCAGTGGGGCCCCGCTGCCCGTGAAAAGGGCTTCCCAGTTACTGAAGAGCACTTCGTCCTGGTGCGGGGGTGGAAAAAGAGCGGGGAGGGGGTTAGCCCTGCCTGGACCTCAAGAGTATCACAGGAGCTccaagccctggcagcccccagggaggGCAGCTCCACAGTCACTGCCATGCAGATGGATGGGGGCTCTGAGATGCTCTGCATCCTTTGGAGCTTGCTGGGTGTTGGGAAGGGGACACATATACCCGGAGGTTGACGATAGGCACAGCGGCGCGGTCGGCCCTGCGTACAATGCTGTAGAGGTCCTGCAGGCGGGAGGAGAGGAAGGCGCGGAAGGTGCCAGCCAGCCCAACCTGCCGGGCTTGCTGGAAGCACTGGAAGTCAGCACCCCGGATGCCGCGCATGCCACCACTCAGTGGGGCATTCAGGGCCACCAGGTGAAGCTGCCAAGAGAGACAACAGAGCTTGACGTACACGGCTTTAGCCACCATCATCACCTTCCCTCAGCTGGCACATGGCACTCACAGCAGGCTGGAAGTCCTGGTGCACGTGGGCGGCCACGGGGGCCGGATCTGGCCGGCGGTGGATGTAGTAGCTGTTGAGGAGCTCATGCTGGTGGTGGAGCAGCGGTTGCTCGGGCAGGCGGTGCTGGTTGGCCACCACCTCATCCCCACGCCAGGGGCGGGCGGTGGGCAGTGGGCTGTGGTTGTGAAGGGGATGCAGAGGTCcacggggctggagggggggctgggggccagcATAGTGAATGCTGGGGGGCTTGTCATACACCTCGTtgtcctggggagggagggagggagagacagaTTGAGggttggtgctgcgccaggcaggcATGGAGCTGGTTGGGGATGAGGATGGACAATCTAATGGGGAGGGATGGATGGCAAtgggatggatgggtggagatGGGGAGGTACGGATGGAGATGGGAATGGATGGGTGGAGATAGGGATGGGAGACTGGGGACTCACCAGAGCCGAGCTGGGGATCAGGGTGTGCTCCTCCAGCTGCAAATACATGGCACATCAGATCCCAGTCAcccccctctccttttccttgtGCAAGGATGGGAGGGATGCCTGAGCATCCACAAAGGATGCCACTGAAACCCCAGCACGATGCCACCTGCAACCCTTCAGAGCCGGGCAGTGCAACCCAAGACAgtgtgctgcctctgctcccctccgCCCACCCCCAACTCACCAGCACGCGGCGGAAGCCCCCACGCAGGCGGACATAGAGCTCTTGCCGGTCAGTCAGGAAGATGAGGCCACCCTCGGGCAGCTCGTGTGCAGCGCTCAGCATCGCCTGGTAGGTTGGCAGGGtgcgcagctgcaggcagagcccagcgGGCGGCTCAGGGCTCGTCTGGCCAGCCCATAGGCAACACCCCTCCAGAGCCCCAACTCACCCCAAAGGACATCCCGCTGGTGCCTGGTGGTCCGGGGGGCCCCGGTGGTCCAGGGGGCCCAGGGATGCTGATAGCTGGGGCAAGAAGAAGGGTGAGATGGAGAGGTCTGCAGCATGGGTcacagggagggatgcaggggttGTAGAGAGGGATGCGGGGGGTGCAGGAGGCACAGGAACTCACCTTGTCTGTGGGGGCCTGGGAAGGAGGGTTGACCGGGGGGACCGGGAGGGCCAGGGGGGCCTTGCCGCCCCTCATATCCAATACCAGGGGGGCCCTGAGGTCCAGGAGGCCCTGGCGGCCCAACGATACTGTCCCCCTTGGGACCCTAGGCAGTGTGAGAGAGCATCCCTGGAGCAAAGCACCTGGGGATGCTGCCACCACCATTGCCCCCCTCACCCCCTGTGCCGTGGGGTACTCACTGGCAGCCCAGGGTAGCCCTGGGGCCCTGGAGGCCCTGGCAGCCCGGAGACGCTGGGACCATAGAGTGGGGTGTTGCCTGGCTCGCCCTTCTCGCCCTTGGGACCTGGCTCCCCCTTGTCACCCTGCAGGATGGAATGGTTTTAGGGTGAGCAGCCAGGGCGCACCCCAGTACCTCAAATCATGCCAGGTGCCAGCCCTGCAAGCTGCAGCCGGTGGGTGAAGGACTTACCTGCAGGTTGGCACCAAAGTGACTCAGGTCATAGGAGAAGTGGCCTGTGGAGAGAGAAAGGATGGGAGAGGAAAGCCAGGATGGGCACGAGCCACCCCTTGCTTGCCTCTGCCTGTGGGGACCAGTCGCtcacctgggggtcctggggctcCGGCATCGCCCTTCTCTCCCTTTTGTCCTGGAAACTGGTGGAAACctgtgggaagcagcagagagatgcCACAGTGCTGCAGCATCTCAGCTCCAGCTCTAACAGAGGGGGTTTCTCCCCACAACGCCGCCTTGCTGGGGGTCCCTGAGCCACCCCGagggggctgggaaagggacACCCCCTTACCAGGGAAAGCTGGCAGCACAGGATGGCCAGAGTCGCTGAAGGCCTGCAGAGATGCAAAGGAAgcagctgcagagacagcagcatCCTCAGGGAAACCCCCCTTAATGTCATGCTGATGCCAGCCTGACGTGCCAGCCTTGGCAAGGATGCCTCCGGAGcatcctccatcccctccatcctgGCAGAGGGAACGGGGAGACCCTATCACCCTCAGCACACCTATCACAGTGACTGTTGTTACTCACATTGCTGCTGTCATAGGCTATGCTTCCAGGTGGTCCAGGGGGCCCTGGaggccctgggggtcccgggggaccctgcaggggaagagaaggTGTGTCAGGGTCCTGCAAGTGGACAGTCCCTGTGGAGCGACACTGGAGCCGTGCCCTGCCCCAGAGGGGCAACCAGTCCCTGAGAGAGTATGTGCCCTTTCCCAAAGGGATTCAGGTCCCCAGGGAGACACTTTGTGTGCGTCCCCTACTCTGATGGACCAGCAGCCCGGGTGGGCTGCCATCAGTGCTCACCTGCAAGCCCAGCACGCTACTGACATCCACGGGGTCACCCTTCTCGCCCTTCAGCCCATTCATGCCAGGACGTCCCTGTGGATAAGCAGCATAGATGAgcctcgtccctgtccccctgccaacCCTGAGGTGACACCCCAGTGTCACTTCTGATGCCCCGTGTCACCTCTGATGCCCCAGAGTCACTTCCGACACCCAGAATTGCCTCCAACACCCCTTTATTACCCCACCCCTCAGGGACACGATTGGGTTTGGGGGTTCAGTGGGTCCAAGATGTGCAAATGGGGTGGGGAGACATGGTGGAGGAGGTGATGGCTGAGGGGACAAACTGGGAGCAGGTCTTACGGGTCTGCCTGGAAAGCCGATCTCTCCCTTCATCCCTGCTCGTCCCTGCGGaccctggagggaagagaagatGAGGATGAGGGTGCTCAGAGCAGGGgcaccctccatccctctctgccTTGGATcagccctgtccctccccatgggATACAAGGAGGATGGTGATACTAACTTACCGATGGTCCCATCGGTCCCCGCAGCCCTGGCTCCCCCTGCAGACAGCGGAGAGGGAAACAGTGTCACCAATGGGACCACCTGGCACCCATCGCATGGGGACATGCCTCCCGTTCCCACAGCACACCCACCTTTTCTCCTTTCACCTGCGCAGTGACCACGGTCCCATCGGGGCTGATGATGACGCCgggctcccccttctccccctgcaaGAGAGGAGGAGGCACAAGAGGAGATGGAGGGACCAGGCTCCCTCCCATAGCGGGGCTGGCGTCACCACCGGGACCCCGTGGCCAGGCAGGATGAGGGACCAGGAGTGTGACCACCCCACACGTCAGAGGCGGCCCGAAGCAGTTACCTTCAaccctggggagccctggggaccGGACGATCCCCGGTCTCCTTTCGGTCCCACCGggccctgcaggcaggagcacagaGCCCGCGTCAGCCCCAACGCACCAAAGGCAGACCCCAAACGCCCCCTCCATCACCACCACCCTAGCACCAATGTGGCAAAGTGCAGCAGGACTGGCCACCAGAGATTTCCCAAAAGCATGCCCGGAACTTTCACCAGGGCCATCCCTGCagttccccagccctgccaccaacTCACCGGGAAGCCAGCGTGACCCTGTCTGCCCTGTAGGAAGAAGCAGAGATGCTTGTAAGAGTAACTTCCCCCTTTCCAAGAAACCAGGTGCCCACCCGGCACTGCTGAGGTTTGGGTGTGGGTTGTAGCTGGGCACCTACCTCTGGACCAGGCAAAGCCACCGAAGACTTCTGGATAAAGAGACAAAACGGGGTTTTCACCCTGGTCTTTGCTCTGAAGAGGTCAGAGCTCCCAGAGAGGTCCCCTTTGATCCCCCTGCACGATGGGTCCTGGGCAGGCCCCTTCCCCCCTCAGTTTTAGCTCCCCTCAGCTGCATTGAAGCCAGGAGCCATCACTTACATCTTTGCCTGAGACAGCGATGACCTGTCCGGGGGGACCAGGTGGACCAGGGGGGCCAGGCAGCCCCACACCGTCTTGGCCTCGCTCACCCTGGAAGATATAAGCCATCAGCCCCAGGGCCACCACTacctggtccctgtccccagcccgcTGGCACCTACCTTCTCGCCGGGACTGCCTATGTCACCTTTGGGTCCCTggaaggaggagcaggcaggggtgagCTTCCCGCTTGGCAGCACGTGCGGCTGGATCCTGGTTCACAAGCGGAGACCCCCTCCTGCCTGTGGCTCAGCAAAACCTTTCAgaccacccccccgtccccccccacctgCAGGGTCCAGGCAGTGAGACAGGGTGCGATGCTTTTGGGTGAAGGTGATGACCAGCAGGGTGGTAAGCTGATGGGGATGGTGTCCCAAGCAGCGTGGGCACCCTTGGCACATGGTGAGCCCGGTCCCAATGCAGGGGAACAGCCTAAGGCACTGGGGGAGGAGGATTTTGGCTGCTGGGGGCAGATTTTGGTTGCTGGGCCTGGATTTTGGCTGCTGTAAGCGGCCCTGCAGCGAGCAAGGGAGGAGCTTCTGGAAAGCAGGGGCTGATGCTCCTACCTGTGGTCCGGGGAAGCCCTCCAGGCCAGGGCGGCCGTCCACGCCAGGCACACCAGTATCTCCCTGCAATGAGGTGCGGGAAAGGGCAAGATGCAGTACAGAGCATCCTCCCAACAGCCCCAGGTTGAGAAGCACAAGGGTCCTCCCCAGCACTCCACCAACTCCAGAGGCTCACGCACATCCCAACCTGACCTCTTGGCATTCCTACCTTTGGTCCTGGCAAGCCAGGCTGCCCGGGGCTGCCGACCTCCCCCTGCAAGGAAAGAGGTGTCAGAGCAGGTGATGCATCACCACAGGCTGCCCATGGGCACCCTTcaaggatggagccaggctcctgCAGCTGGCTTCAGCAAAGGGCAAGAAAGGCATTTGAAAGGCTCCTCACCTTCAACCCCGGCAGTCCTGGCACCCCCTGCAAGCAACAAGAAGGGGGCCATGAGCATGGGGTGATGTCAGGAGACACAATAATGGGGGATGCCCTGAGGAGAccaggatggaggggagggaaggtgcaAGAGCGGAGCTACCTGTGGTCCTTCGGGTCCAGGTGGTCCAGGGGAGCTGGCAGCAAATGGCAGCCCCGAGCCCTCCATGTCACCCTAGGAAGCAGGGGAGAAGGGGCTGAGCCACATCTGCCCCTGCTCCAATTTATCCCACTCCCCCATCACAGCGGTGATCACTTACAAATCCAGCCTCGTAGCCcagccctggtggccctgggggacCGGGGGGCCCTGGCTGCCCTCGGGGTCCAATGGGCCCAGGAAGGCCAGCTAACCCCATTTCTCCTGGGGCTCCTGCTGGTCCTGTTTCTCCCTTGCTGCCCTGCAAAGGagataagaatcatagaatcatagaatagtttgggttcgaaggcacctttaaaggtcatctagtccaacccctcctgccccctgcaatgagcagagacatttccaactagatcaggttgctcagagccccatccaagctgaccttgaaagtttccagggaaaaaaaaacacgacAGATGGGACAAGGTGGGAACGGTCCCTGCCTTGAGTCTGCAAGTGGGAGGCAGCACATGCCCTCCTGCATCCCCAAACCACCCCTTGGGGCAGGGCATGGACGCTCCTgtctggagggcagaggggcttTGTGGGACAAGTCATCATCTGGCTATGGAATCCCTTGTCCCAGCTGTCCTCGCATGGCCCAGCTCCCCATGTAATGTGCATGGTGGCCACCAGAGGCTCGTCTAAAATaatgaatgtgattttttttttgcacgcaTTGCCAGCTCCAATGTGGCAGCAGAGCTCAGTGCAGAGGCGGGGATGCTTGCAGGCACCCTTGCACTTTGCAAGGTCTCCGAGAGGCCAGATCAGTCTTTATGCCCGCTGCCACCCCATCTACCCTCTCAATGTTGGCAGCATTGAGAAAACTTAACTCTTGAGGCTCTTGCCCCTAGCTCAGGCTGGGGTGGATGGGTGATCCTATGGGGTATCATGGCACCCAAGGGAGGGGAGGATAATTGTGCACGTTGCAGCAAACTTTTATTACCACACTTGGGAATGCGGGGCAGAAAGAAGCTCGAGCAGGCTAGCAGGAGAGCGATGTGCAGAAGATGGGGTGTTTTCCAGTGGGGTGTGGGCACCCAAAACACCCAGGAAAACCCTCTTCTGTGCCTCGAAACACCCTGCTCATCTTTCCTGCCTGCTTCCCAAGGTGGCAGTGCCTGAAGAAAAGCCAAGTGAGGGTGGCAGGAGCCTGGCAAGCATCCCAGGGGTGGTCGGTGGCTCCACGCGCCCTCAAGGTGCGGCACTGCTTTGCTCTGGGAGGAACCCAAAtaccagcatccccctccccactccAGTGCAAGGTGGCCCGCCAAGCAGCATCCCTGCCTCCAGGCTGCATTGCAAATGGGATTTCTTCTCCCCTGCAAGAAACCCGCCACAGGCATGGTACCTTGGGTCCTGGTGCGCCAGGGAGGCCAAGGTCACCCACATCACcctagggaggaggaggaaggagaagacgGTGTGAAGAAGCTGCCCTGCTCTAGGAACAGGTTGATGCTCCCCAGCCCAGGGATAGAGGGAGCTGGGACCTCCCAGAGATGTGCAAATGGTGCCAGCTGCTCTGTGGCAGAGCTGTAACATGGTcctgggggacatgggacacTCACCTGCTCTCCTTTGGGCCCTGGCTGCCCAGCTGCCCCGTCTCTTCCAGGAGGACCCTGAGGACCCTGCAAGATGACCAGGAGCTGGCTCCAGCATAGGTAaaccccatggggctggtgggcaccaagacccccaccaccaccggggGTGGTTGCAACTCCAACACCACAGGGTGGCCCTGAGATAGGTCCTCTTGGCCACCCCATACACCTACCGGGGACCCAGGGGTCCCATCCCTGCCCGGCAGCCCTGGCGGTCCCTGCAGGTCTGTGCGGTTCATCCCAAACTGTCCCGGCTCACCCGGCAAACCGGGCACTCCGGGTGGCCCTGGGGGACCAGGTGGCCCTCGCGGACCCTAGAAGAGAAAGAAGTGACGATGGCTGACCATgttccccctgctccctgccaacAGAAAGGGACCCACACTCACCCGCAGGCTCTCCAGGTCACCACCAAAGCCAGAGCCCTCCATGTCGATGAAAGTCTGGGGGAGAAGTGCAAGGGTGATGTCAGGAACGTATGGGCAGGGTTGGTGTGCCCAGTAGTGCAGGGAAGCTGCCTGGGGGCTAGCAGTAGCATCCCGCTCCTCTGTGACCCCATATCCCGCACCCAAATCCCTGTATTCCAGGGGGCACCCACCAGCTTGTCATGCTTGGATGATggtcctgggggtcctgggggaccaGGTGGTCCAGGGGGTCCCCTCGGCCCTATGCCTGGCTCACCCTGGCACAGAGGAGAGAGCGCAGTTTGTGAGTGTAGCCCAGCCACCAGCAAAAGGAAGGGGGGGCAGCGGCGTGTGCCGTCCCCCCACACTGACACCAGCACTCACCTTCTCCCCCTTCAGACCAGGCTCCCCTGGCATCCCGGGGAACCCCTGGGGCCCCATATCACCCTGCAAAGGGGAACGGTGGGGGGTCAGCAGGTGGCAAAGCAAGGGGGTgaccagcacccatcacccccacACCCCACTTACGGGTTTGCCATCCTCGCCAGGATCACCCTAGGGatggcagagaggggagaggtcagtgtgcaggcaggcaggaaaaaaggtagaggtggggggagaggggataCCCGAGGGGTGGGAGGTTCGACTCACGGGCTCGCCATCCCTGCCGGGGGCTCCATCCTTCCCTGGTGGACCCGGGGGACCAGTGACCTGCTCCACCACCAAGCCATCAGAATGCCGCgagagggtcccgggggggccaGGGTCACCCGGCTCCCCTTTCTGGCCCTTGGAGCCAGGGTAGCCAAATCCAGCACTGCCCTGGGGAGGGAAACAGGGAGGGGTGGCACATCCCCAGTGGTGGCAGCTCAGGCTGGCATGTCTTTGCCCCCAGTCCCTCAGTGATGCTCACCTTAATGCCTAGttctcctttctccccctgcAGGACAGAAACAGAGTGGGTGTCAAACACGGACATGTCAGTGGCATCCACAAGCCCCTGGGATCTCCTCTCTCACCCACCTTTTCACCCTTGACACTGCCCGTCCCCACGATGCTGCCAGTCCCTGAGTCCCCTTTCAGTCCACGCTCACCCTTCTCCCCCTTTTCACCTTTGGGGCCAGTGCctgcaggaagggaaaagggaccCAGTTGTGCTCAGGGAGGGTCACCCCGCCACGTCCCTGCCGGTGCGCCTCAGGGCCAGTCAGCACGGCAGGgaaggggatgctgctgccggCATTACCTCCCGTGGAGACTTGCAGTGTGTCCTCTGCTCTGGTCCTCTCAGCTTGCTGTGGGGAGCCTCCACCTCTCCTCGGCCCGCCACCCGCTGCCACAGGGGGAGAGGTGACTGGGACAGCATCCACCAGCCCCGGGACACCCTGTGCCAACAGTAAGGGGACACTGTAGTGCCGTTCACCTCCTGGGGTCCTCTCAaaaggggcaggagctgggatcACATCGGGCATCCCAGGACCTTGACCATGGAGGGCACCCAGACCTTCTCATCCCTAAAATCTTAGGGTTCTGCCGCCGAGTGCAACACCTGCAGGCACCAACTCACCCTGTCTTTCCCCGAGGGTTGGTGTCCACCTTCTGCCCCGCTGCCAAAATCACCAGAGACCTGCATTTGCCCGGGGAGAAGGGGCAAAGGGTGAGCCAGGAGCACAGggcagctgccccccagcctgccccagtgGGGCTGTCAGCACTCACCTCCTCAgtgtcatcttcctcttcctcgcACTGCCGCTCGGCCGCCCGCGGGTCCCCTTGCAGCTTCAAATCAGCAATCACCCCCTGGAAGAAAACCACGCAAGGAGGGTTGCCACAGATGGATGGGTGCCACGGACAGACGTGATGAAAGCCACCCTGCAGCACGATGTGACCTGCCGTATCACTCAGCCACCCCAAGTGCCCCACGGACATCAGGCTCTTTCACCTGGTGCAGAGAGTGCTCTCCACCTGAGCATCTATCCATAACCCAGCACAGAGAAGTTTCAACCTTGCAGCCCCAGTGCCCAGCACCACCGGCATGGCTTGACAAGCCATGGAAAAAAGCCATGTGCCAGGTGGGCTGAGTGGAGGTAGTAGTCAGGatccagacagacagacaggcagcaAAGCTTTTACAGGGACCTTTTTTGGCTGTGCTCCTTGTTTCCCTTCTCCCGAGGGCTCCCCAGCCGCAGACAGCCTCTCTGCCCCAAGCAAGGGCTGCGGCAGGTCCCAGTCCACTGCAACCCAGGTTTTGTATTTCTTAGGCTAATCCACACTTTCTTACcatttatttgggttttgcaAGCATGGTGCACATCCAAACCACTTGTTTATACAAGAAACCACCAAAAATTCCTTCCTAAGGATCTTGCCTCCAGACAAACCCCCGTAGCCCAGCTACCTGCACTGCCTGGGAGGGCAGCATCCCCATATTGACTGGGGAGGTGTGTGGGTACCAGCCTGAACCTTACGGCTCCCATGGCGAGCGGGGTGTCACCCGGCACGTCTCAGAGCCCAGCCCAGGTCATTGCTGGGATGGCACTTGGAGATGCTGCCAGGATGGGATGCTGCTGGAATGGGATGCTGCCCATCCCTGTGGTCCCAGCGGGAAGTGCTGGGGACCACACTGGAAAGCAAGTTTGGAGAGGGCAGATACCTCCCACTCAATGTCTCTTCTTTGGGCAAGACACCTAAAATAATATTTGGGCTCGCTTGAAAGCACAGCGCACCACGTCCAGGAAAGAGATCTGCGCTCAGGAAACACGATGGGTTTAAGAAAACAAGACTCAGGGGCAGTGGCAGTTCAGCCAGGCTGGCTATGACATTacaatattataaatattatatgatataaatattataaatatattgtaTTATAGCTATATAGTTAATtcaatatattataaatatattaaatttcatatatatatatatataaaattcccTTTCAGAAGCAAATGCCCCCAGGTGGGTTGTGACCTCCTCCAGCTGCTTGCCCTTGTGACAGCCAGCTCTAAcacatccctctcctccccactgaGCACCAGCAGCAAGCCAAAGCTTTGATAAATGCAACACTCCAGCCTAGCCTTCCTGGTCCTGGGGCTTGCCAGAGGCATCGGAAATAATTTGGTTTCAGCCCCGAACACAGGCACCCTCATGAAGGATGGTTATAAGGGCCCTTTGCAGCCCATTTGCCCCAATAGAGTGGGCAGCAGCATCATAGGTCTTATCATGCATCCAGCTCTGATCAAATCCTCCTGCCAGACCCTGTATAAGACCCTATTTACAGTAACCCCCTGGATATCTGCTGTCCCAGGGGCTTCTGCATTACCTGCAGGCTTTGCCACTCAGGTATCACCCTGTTGACACAAAGGCAACTCAGGAAGAAGCATAGATCCTGGATGAgaccccaccagcagccctccAGCTGCCTGCGAGCAGCTCATCTTGGGGCTTGACCGAGGGCCAGGTTTTAATCAGCTTGACGCCCCATTAGTTCCAGATAACGCAAGTTAGGGCTGGTCAGCGATGGAAATACCACGAGGCAGTCAGATGCCAAGGAAACATCCAAGCCCGCGCTCTCCGCTCCCCTCACAGCCAGCCGAGGCAGTCAGTCTCCATCTCTCGATGGCCAGCTATTCCCCGCGGGAAaaccgggggcgggcggcgggagccggtGTTTGGCAAGCTCAGGAACATCACCTGCTAGAAAGGCGCAAGTGCTTtgctctgctcctggctgttGCTTTGCCTTCCAAATTGTGCCAAACCCTctccagctggggagaggagttcCTCCACGGCCATGACCTGGCCCTGCCAGCATGTTCAAGTGCAAAAAGTTGCTCTCAAAACCTCAAGGGACCAATGCAAATCCCAGTGCAAACCGTTCTCTAGACCATCAATCATTA is a window of Larus michahellis chromosome 7, bLarMic1.1, whole genome shotgun sequence DNA encoding:
- the COL18A1 gene encoding collagen alpha-1(XVIII) chain isoform X2, yielding MSPGCPPRRLLLGLFVLLVPTASQEPENLSTEVSLLELIGDPPPEEILKIYGPDNNPGYVFGPNANTGQVARYHLPSPFYRDFSLLFHIQPTTPRAGVLFAVTDSSQSIIYVGIKLSELRAGKQQIIFYYTEPGSPSSYAAATFTVPTLLNQWTRFAISVEEDEVVLYLDCEEHERVRFERSPDEMELEDGSGLFVAQAGGADPDKYQGVIADLKLQGDPRAAERQCEEEEDDTEEVSGDFGSGAEGGHQPSGKDRGVPGLVDAVPVTSPPVAAGGGPRRGGGSPQQAERTRAEDTLQVSTGGTGPKGEKGEKGERGLKGDSGTGSIVGTGSVKGEKGEKGELGIKGSAGFGYPGSKGQKGEPGDPGPPGTLSRHSDGLVVEQVTGPPGPPGKDGAPGRDGEPGDPGEDGKPGDMGPQGFPGMPGEPGLKGEKGEPGIGPRGPPGPPGPPGPPGPSSKHDKLTFIDMEGSGFGGDLESLRGPRGPPGPPGPPGVPGLPGEPGQFGMNRTDLQGPPGLPGRDGTPGSPGPQGPPGRDGAAGQPGPKGEQGDVGDLGLPGAPGPKGSKGETGPAGAPGEMGLAGLPGPIGPRGQPGPPGPPGPPGLGYEAGFGDMEGSGLPFAASSPGPPGPEGPQGVPGLPGLKGEVGSPGQPGLPGPKGDTGVPGVDGRPGLEGFPGPQGPKGDIGSPGEKGERGQDGVGLPGPPGPPGPPGQVIAVSGKDKSSVALPGPEGRQGHAGFPGPVGPKGDRGSSGPQGSPGLKGEKGEPGVIISPDGTVVTAQVKGEKGEPGLRGPMGPSGPQGRAGMKGEIGFPGRPGRPGMNGLKGEKGDPVDVSSVLGLQGPPGPPGPPGPPGPPGSIAYDSSNAFSDSGHPVLPAFPGFHQFPGQKGEKGDAGAPGPPGHFSYDLSHFGANLQGDKGEPGPKGEKGEPGNTPLYGPSVSGLPGPPGPQGYPGLPGPKGDSIVGPPGPPGPQGPPGIGYEGRQGPPGPPGPPGQPSFPGPHRQAISIPGPPGPPGPPGPPGTSGMSFGLRTLPTYQAMLSAAHELPEGGLIFLTDRQELYVRLRGGFRRVLLEEHTLIPSSALDNEVYDKPPSIHYAGPQPPLQPRGPLHPLHNHSPLPTARPWRGDEVVANQHRLPEQPLLHHQHELLNSYYIHRRPDPAPVAAHVHQDFQPALHLVALNAPLSGGMRGIRGADFQCFQQARQVGLAGTFRAFLSSRLQDLYSIVRRADRAAVPIVNLRDEVLFSNWEALFTGSGAPLQAGTRILSFDGRDILQDAGWPQKSIWHGSDAKGRRLPESYCETWRTEERSATGQASSLASGKLLEQVASSCQHAFIVLCIENSFMTAAKK